The following proteins come from a genomic window of Lolium rigidum isolate FL_2022 chromosome 5, APGP_CSIRO_Lrig_0.1, whole genome shotgun sequence:
- the LOC124656112 gene encoding uncharacterized protein LOC124656112, producing MAMGNNQDPCQDHVAEPPSARTQPQPQPSVSYLSKLLGTTTFKDTAASSSSSEQAVTETPPPKPIIYLKKPLGWYFSIYIRIDRSGSFHTYPHLGGPFKSLQEVEKAIERYLDDKRHQTLWKEQSGDSGMEIVIKKALYWPDGRTRRCSDNQVVEHTREQKSLMLQALLDTYNEDHKLFGDDAYEFKDILHFQSIGEGNMWYKHFNFTTKTKDGIEDLFFAEVREEGDNELVANTFCKIESNENGHCYGCINNGSMDMKHPDKADAYSGGHLDVYLPFGGGRRRPNTWTGSKEDVAAEEARLRYIYGVK from the exons ATGGCAATGGGGAACAATCAAGATCC GTGCCAGGATCATGTGGCTGAGCCTCCATCTGCACGGACGCAGCCGCAACCACAACCGTCTGTCTCGTACTTGAGCAAGTTGCTCGGCACTACAACATTCAAGGACACTGCCGCTTCCTCATCTTCCTCCGAGCAGGCTGTAACTGAGACCCCGCCACCTAAGCCAATCATTTACCTCAAAAAACCTCTTGGTTGGTACTTCAGTATTTACATCAGGATCGATCGTTCAGGATCTTTCCACACTTATCCTCATCTCGGTGGGCCGTTCAAGAGCTTACAGGAAGTGGAAAAGGCTATCGAGCGCTATCTTGATGACAAGCGGCATCAAACGCT GTGGAAAGAGCAATCTGGGGATTCTGGGATGGAGATTGTTATAAAGAAGGCTCTTTACTGGCCTGATGGAAGAACAAGGAGATGTTCAGACAACCAGGTAGTGGAGCATACCCGTGAGCAAAAGAGTTTAATGCTTCAAGCTTTACTGGACACGTATAATGAGGATCACAAACTTTTTGgg GATGATGCATATGAATTCAAGGATATTTTGCACTTCCAGTCAATCGGCGAAGGAAATATGTGGTACAAGCATTTCAATTTCACTACAAAGACTAAAGATGGAATTGAGGATCTTTTCTTTGCTGAAGTGCGAGAAGAAGGAGACAATGAATTGGTGGCAAATACCTTCTGCAAGATTGAATCCAATGAAAATG GCCACTGCTATGGTTGCATAAATAATGGAAGTATGGATATGAAGCACCCCGACAAGGCTGATGCATACTCTGGTGGTCACTTGGATGTATATTTGCCATTTGGTGGGGGTAGAAGACGTCCTAACACGTGGACAGGCTCAAAGGAAGAT GTGGCTGCGGAGGAAGCTAGGCTGAGATACATCTACGGTGTAAAATGA